A DNA window from Rhizobium jaguaris contains the following coding sequences:
- the pyrH gene encoding UMP kinase, with the protein MSQPIYKRVLLKASGEALMGSQGFGIDVTVADRIASDIAEAREMGVEVGVVVGGGNIFRGVAVASKGGDRVTGDHMGMLGTIINALALATSLRKLDIDTVVLSAISMPEICESFSQRATLYHLSLGRVVIFAGGTGNPFFTTDSAAALRAAEMGAEAIFKGTQVDGIYSADPKKFPDAERFEHLTHSQVLEKGLAVMDVAAVALARENSIPIIVFSIHEKGGFAEILTGGGHKTIVSDN; encoded by the coding sequence ATGTCCCAGCCGATCTACAAGCGCGTATTGCTCAAGGCCTCCGGCGAAGCTCTGATGGGCAGCCAAGGGTTCGGTATCGACGTTACCGTCGCTGACCGGATTGCATCCGATATTGCTGAAGCGCGCGAGATGGGTGTCGAAGTCGGCGTCGTCGTCGGCGGTGGCAATATTTTCCGCGGCGTCGCCGTGGCCTCCAAGGGAGGAGACCGCGTGACCGGCGACCATATGGGCATGCTCGGGACCATCATCAACGCGCTGGCATTGGCCACCTCGCTGCGCAAGCTGGACATCGATACGGTGGTACTCTCCGCCATTTCCATGCCGGAAATCTGCGAAAGTTTTTCGCAGCGCGCCACGCTCTATCATCTCTCGCTTGGCCGTGTGGTGATCTTTGCCGGTGGCACCGGCAATCCCTTTTTCACCACCGATTCCGCGGCAGCGCTGCGCGCCGCCGAAATGGGCGCCGAGGCAATCTTCAAGGGCACGCAGGTCGATGGCATCTATTCCGCCGATCCGAAGAAGTTCCCGGATGCTGAGCGCTTCGAGCATCTGACCCATAGTCAGGTGCTGGAAAAGGGGCTCGCCGTCATGGATGTGGCGGCTGTGGCACTGGCGCGGGAAAATTCAATTCCGATCATCGTCTTTTCAATTCATGAAAAAGGCGGCTTCGCGGAAATCTTGACCGGCGGCGGCCACAAGACCATCGTATCAGACAACTGA
- the frr gene encoding ribosome recycling factor, translating into MSEGTDLKELKRRMDGAIAAFKSDIASLRTGRASANILDPVTVEAYGSRMPLNQVANITVPEPRMLTVSVWDKAMVGAVERSIRESNLGLNPIVDGQNLRIPLPELNEERRRSLVKVAHEYAEKAKVAIRHVRRDGMDGLKKAEKDGVIGQDESRAQSERVQKMTDDTISDIDRLLAEKEKEIMQV; encoded by the coding sequence ATGAGTGAAGGCACCGACCTCAAGGAACTGAAGCGCCGCATGGATGGCGCCATTGCGGCATTCAAGAGCGATATCGCCTCGCTGCGCACGGGGCGCGCATCCGCCAACATTCTCGACCCGGTCACGGTAGAAGCCTATGGTTCGCGCATGCCGCTGAACCAAGTCGCCAACATCACCGTGCCCGAGCCCCGCATGCTGACCGTCTCCGTCTGGGACAAGGCGATGGTGGGCGCCGTCGAGCGGTCGATCCGCGAATCCAATCTCGGCCTCAACCCGATCGTCGATGGACAAAATCTGCGCATTCCGTTGCCGGAACTCAACGAAGAGCGCCGTCGTTCGCTGGTCAAGGTCGCCCATGAATATGCCGAGAAGGCGAAGGTGGCGATTCGCCATGTCCGCCGTGACGGCATGGATGGTCTCAAAAAGGCCGAAAAGGACGGTGTAATCGGTCAGGACGAAAGCCGTGCCCAGTCCGAGCGTGTGCAGAAGATGACGGACGATACGATTTCGGACATCGACCGCTTGCTAGCCGAGAAAGAAAAGGAAATCATGCAGGTCTGA
- a CDS encoding isoprenyl transferase, with amino-acid sequence MSAPTFSAIPHHVAIIMDGNGRWANARGLPRTMGHRKGVEAVRETVRAAGDVGVKYLTLFAFSSENWRRPETEVSDLLGLLKAFIRRDLAELHRQNVRIRVIGDRYNLRSDILPLLIEAEETTRDNTALTLVIAFNYGSRDEIARAVVGLAKDVEAGRLRPQDIHPELIDARLDTAGIPDPDLIIRTSGEERLSNFLLWQAAYSEFMFMPEYWPDFSRDLFFSALEKYAARDRRFGGLSAKQAAAVGS; translated from the coding sequence ATGTCAGCTCCCACCTTCTCTGCCATACCCCATCACGTTGCCATCATCATGGATGGCAATGGGCGCTGGGCCAATGCGCGCGGTCTGCCGCGCACCATGGGTCACCGTAAGGGCGTAGAGGCGGTGCGGGAGACGGTGAGAGCCGCCGGTGATGTCGGTGTAAAATACTTGACGCTCTTTGCATTCTCCTCGGAGAACTGGCGCCGTCCCGAAACAGAGGTGAGCGATCTTCTTGGTCTGCTCAAAGCCTTCATCCGACGGGACCTTGCGGAATTGCATCGCCAGAACGTCCGCATTCGGGTGATTGGAGATCGCTACAATCTGCGCAGCGATATCCTGCCGTTGTTGATCGAGGCGGAAGAGACCACCAGGGACAATACTGCCCTGACGCTGGTCATTGCCTTCAATTATGGCTCACGCGACGAGATCGCTCGCGCCGTTGTCGGTCTCGCCAAGGACGTCGAAGCCGGGCGACTGCGCCCGCAGGATATCCACCCCGAATTGATCGATGCCCGGCTGGATACTGCCGGAATACCCGATCCCGATCTGATCATCAGGACCAGCGGTGAGGAGCGGCTGTCGAACTTTCTACTCTGGCAGGCCGCCTATTCGGAATTCATGTTCATGCCGGAATACTGGCCGGATTTCAGCCGCGATCTTTTCTTCTCCGCGCTGGAGAAGTACGCCGCGCGCGACCGGCGGTTTGGTGGCCTTTCAGCCAAGCAGGCCGCGGCCGTGGGGTCGTGA
- a CDS encoding phosphatidate cytidylyltransferase codes for MSRELRLRIISGVILAAVVLAATWYGGLSFRILAAAIGLLVYYEWSTITDLHGRDPQGNALGWLGLVLIAGATLMEESVYSLEVLVVFVAITAIMVTIRHKSWWLPGGIFYAGLTAIALAEIRDDDLRGFVLMLFIFATVWATDIFAYFVGRAIGGPKLAPRISPGKTWSGAIGGAIAAVIAGTAVVWSFFSADDLWIPALALVLSICSQIGDLFESFIKRRFGVKDSSHLIPGHGGVMDRVDGLIFACFAAFLLAIVISLTMSGETMSLGGVLLGV; via the coding sequence ATGAGTCGTGAGCTCAGGCTGCGCATCATTTCCGGCGTCATCCTCGCCGCGGTCGTTCTGGCTGCCACGTGGTATGGCGGCCTGAGCTTTCGCATCCTGGCGGCGGCGATAGGCCTGCTCGTCTATTATGAATGGTCGACGATAACGGATCTGCATGGCCGCGATCCCCAGGGCAATGCACTCGGCTGGTTGGGCCTGGTCCTGATAGCCGGCGCGACGCTGATGGAGGAATCGGTCTATTCCCTGGAAGTGTTGGTCGTCTTCGTTGCGATCACGGCCATCATGGTCACTATACGCCACAAAAGCTGGTGGCTGCCCGGCGGAATATTCTATGCGGGATTGACGGCCATAGCCCTCGCCGAGATCCGCGACGACGATCTGCGCGGCTTCGTGCTGATGCTGTTCATCTTCGCCACGGTTTGGGCGACGGATATTTTCGCCTATTTCGTCGGCCGTGCGATCGGAGGACCGAAGCTTGCCCCGCGCATATCGCCGGGGAAGACATGGTCGGGCGCGATCGGTGGTGCTATCGCCGCCGTTATCGCCGGCACGGCGGTCGTCTGGAGTTTTTTTTCTGCGGATGATTTATGGATTCCGGCGCTCGCGCTTGTGCTGTCAATCTGCAGTCAGATCGGTGATTTATTCGAGTCTTTCATCAAGCGCCGTTTCGGAGTCAAAGACTCCAGTCACCTGATTCCCGGCCATGGCGGCGTCATGGATCGGGTCGATGGACTAATTTTTGCTTGTTTTGCGGCGTTTTTGTTAGCTATCGTAATATCGCTGACAATGAGCGGCGAGACTATGTCATTGGGCGGCGTTCTGCTCGGTGTCTGA